A window from Alkalicoccobacillus plakortidis encodes these proteins:
- a CDS encoding organic hydroperoxide resistance protein, whose amino-acid sequence MEALYTAKATADGGRQGKVTSSDGTLDLTLSMPKSLGGQEKEGSTNPEQLFAAGYSACFDSALNAVARQFKKRIESKVTSEVSIGKDSEGGFKLAVVLSVVVNGVSLEEAEELVEQAHSFCPYSKATKGNIDVELKTSLF is encoded by the coding sequence GTGGAAGCTTTATATACAGCAAAAGCAACAGCAGATGGTGGACGTCAAGGGAAGGTAACAAGTAGTGACGGTACGCTTGATCTCACATTGTCCATGCCTAAGTCATTAGGCGGACAAGAAAAAGAAGGATCAACAAACCCAGAGCAACTATTTGCTGCAGGCTATTCTGCTTGCTTCGATAGCGCATTGAATGCCGTTGCCAGACAGTTTAAAAAAAGAATTGAATCTAAGGTTACATCTGAAGTATCTATAGGGAAAGATTCAGAAGGCGGTTTCAAACTTGCAGTTGTTCTTTCCGTTGTAGTTAACGGTGTTTCACTTGAAGAAGCGGAAGAGTTAGTCGAGCAAGCTCATTCATTTTGCCCATACTCAAAAGCAACTAAAGGGAACATAGACGTAGAACTAAAAACATCCTTGTTTTAA
- a CDS encoding response regulator transcription factor, which produces MIKVVLVEDEPMILKGLLYRMDWLSSGCVVVGTAENGEEGCQIIAETQPDIVITDIRMPFKDGLQMLKETKPIQQYEAIILSGYGEFTYAQQAIGLGVRDYLLKPIDLKELSESLKQLTKDVQEKKQHEQSKVMNDLLQFTLDSEAESTYAADAVRYIKGYYDQKITLAMLSEEIGLSTVSINTKLKETTGYSFNEFLTRYRITKALDKLQNEKMLVYEVAETTGFSDYKYFSHVFKKYIGMSPKQFLRESM; this is translated from the coding sequence ATGATAAAGGTCGTATTAGTAGAAGATGAGCCTATGATTCTTAAAGGACTGCTTTATCGCATGGATTGGCTTAGCAGTGGCTGCGTAGTTGTCGGAACGGCAGAAAATGGAGAAGAGGGTTGCCAAATCATTGCTGAGACACAGCCTGATATTGTGATTACAGATATTCGAATGCCATTTAAAGATGGTTTGCAGATGTTGAAGGAAACGAAGCCCATTCAACAATATGAAGCCATTATTCTATCAGGTTATGGTGAATTCACCTATGCTCAACAAGCCATTGGTCTCGGTGTTCGGGATTATCTGTTGAAGCCAATCGATTTGAAGGAGCTTAGTGAATCGTTAAAACAATTAACGAAAGATGTTCAGGAAAAAAAGCAGCACGAACAGTCAAAAGTTATGAACGACTTGCTTCAATTTACACTGGATTCTGAGGCGGAATCAACCTATGCCGCAGATGCCGTTCGCTACATTAAAGGGTACTATGACCAGAAAATCACTCTAGCCATGCTTAGTGAGGAAATTGGTCTCTCCACTGTCAGCATTAATACTAAGCTTAAAGAAACAACTGGATACAGTTTCAACGAATTTCTTACCAGGTACAGAATTACAAAAGCACTTGATAAGCTTCAAAATGAAAAAATGCTTGTATACGAGGTTGCTGAGACTACTGGGTTTAGTGATTACAAGTACTTCAGTCATGTCTTTAAGAAATACATTGGAATGTCGCCAAAGCAGTTTTTAAGAGAGTCGATGTGA
- a CDS encoding sensor histidine kinase, with translation MSPETQALVQLILAGDLKETEHTGMKNTHQLIQLLYGTEYGLDIETTLGEGTVISLRIPYKG, from the coding sequence ATGTCGCCTGAGACTCAAGCATTGGTGCAGTTGATTCTAGCAGGAGACCTGAAGGAAACCGAACATACCGGAATGAAGAATACTCACCAGCTAATTCAGCTTTTGTATGGCACTGAATATGGGCTTGATATAGAGACAACATTAGGAGAAGGAACCGTCATTTCTTTGCGAATTCCATATAAGGGGTGA
- a CDS encoding sensor histidine kinase, which produces MERRKIKDDIKRSFIKYAVVIIAIILFVYLISLYLIFNVSIVKPNQKINEQVAAEIEAGFEEYRAGLSSLIKDETITSFLSGASGGNETNRILYDFRNEQQMNADFVLLNEEEEIVATSYYDGIEQELSQSIFMNELVNKANKNGMIEERLNKRIMDVNHDASYVFTAAIPGSDGTIGYLMFFLENQLPSTNNQLLFVTDPFDNVIFYSHSFALTTLGKLELEKGHFIQSDTDYFYKTRTTISENDIQVITLTSINSYRLLLFYGLLTMVVSSLVMILVVWIVTPKILKKSLQPFDALVTMISTKNHNQHFQKEHIFDEVQTIYEEYTSKINEIQFLVDQNQEIMEKRRLSEMKHLEAKFNPHFLFNVLEMIKYETLADPENASDMIVKTAKLMRYNANFGDTTVPLKKDLSYLEDYFSLQKMRYGKRLNYSIQIEPYVYEAHIPKLMIQPLIENAIKHNINETHYLLVELTIEVLDETLMLIQVKDNGLGYVA; this is translated from the coding sequence ATGGAACGCAGAAAAATCAAAGATGATATCAAACGCTCTTTTATAAAATACGCAGTTGTCATTATAGCTATTATTCTCTTTGTGTATTTGATTTCTTTATATCTGATTTTTAATGTATCTATCGTAAAGCCAAATCAAAAAATAAATGAGCAGGTTGCTGCTGAGATTGAAGCAGGATTTGAAGAATATAGGGCTGGCTTGTCTTCATTAATTAAAGACGAAACCATCACGTCATTTTTATCTGGAGCTAGTGGGGGGAATGAAACAAACCGTATCCTCTATGATTTTAGGAATGAACAGCAGATGAACGCTGACTTTGTTCTGCTAAATGAAGAGGAAGAGATCGTAGCTACTAGTTATTATGATGGAATCGAGCAGGAGCTGAGTCAAAGTATTTTTATGAATGAGTTGGTTAACAAAGCAAATAAAAACGGCATGATTGAAGAGCGATTAAACAAGCGAATTATGGATGTGAACCATGACGCGTCCTATGTATTTACAGCAGCGATACCGGGTAGTGATGGTACGATTGGGTATCTAATGTTTTTTCTTGAGAATCAACTTCCATCAACCAATAATCAGCTATTATTTGTGACGGATCCATTTGATAACGTCATCTTTTATAGTCATTCCTTTGCTTTAACGACTCTTGGTAAGTTAGAGCTTGAAAAAGGGCACTTTATACAATCTGATACTGATTATTTTTATAAAACACGTACAACCATCTCTGAAAATGACATTCAAGTTATTACACTAACGTCGATTAATTCATATCGTTTGCTATTATTCTATGGGCTTCTAACAATGGTTGTAAGCAGCTTGGTGATGATCCTTGTAGTATGGATTGTCACACCAAAAATATTAAAAAAGTCACTGCAGCCTTTTGATGCGCTCGTTACGATGATTTCTACTAAAAATCATAATCAACACTTTCAAAAGGAACATATTTTTGATGAAGTACAGACTATATATGAAGAATACACGAGTAAAATAAATGAAATTCAATTTCTGGTTGATCAGAATCAAGAAATTATGGAGAAAAGACGATTAAGTGAGATGAAGCATCTTGAAGCAAAGTTTAATCCGCATTTTCTTTTTAATGTGCTCGAAATGATTAAGTATGAAACATTGGCTGATCCTGAAAATGCTTCGGATATGATTGTCAAAACAGCAAAGCTAATGCGTTATAATGCAAATTTTGGAGATACAACAGTACCGTTGAAGAAGGATTTGAGTTATCTTGAAGATTACTTTTCCCTTCAGAAGATGAGGTATGGAAAAAGACTGAACTACTCCATTCAAATAGAGCCCTACGTATACGAGGCGCATATACCAAAACTGATGATTCAACCTTTAATCGAGAATGCGATAAAGCATAATATAAATGAAACACATTATTTGCTAGTCGAACTGACAATAGAGGTACTTGATGAAACACTTATGCTGATTCAAGTTAAAGATAACGGGCTTGGGTATGTCGCCTGA
- a CDS encoding ABC transporter permease, producing the protein MLRKSLNGWNLITLFIMLFFALFILFPVILVLNKSVYDSGSGTFTLEHFAHFFERKFYWVTLWNSIKVTIVSTLLAVLIGLPLAYILRRVKIFGSKTIQILVIVSYISPPFIGAYAWIQLLGRGGIVTKFLNNTFDMNYDGIYGFAGIVLVLTLQSFPLIFIYISGALKNLDNSLIEAAESLGYSGIQRVMKIVVPLITPTILASSLLVFMRVIADFGTPMLIGEGYRTIPVLIYTQFMSEVGGDAGFAAAIAAIFIIVTIALFLVQRIISRQYAYSMSALKPMEVKRSYGIKNVLSHGAVYIIALLSILPQLVVVYTSFLETTGGQVYTGRFSLQNYETILFNRDLSMILNTYKLGLFAIAIIVVLGIFIAYLTVRKRNVITSMLDTISMLPFVIPGSVLGIALVFAFNDAPFFLTGTALIMVLAFVIRRMPYTIRSSTAIVSQISPSMEEAAISLGASEKRTFFKVIVPMMMPGVLAGAIMSWITILGELSASIILYSSNTQTLAVSIYSEVIRGNFGNASAYSAILTVTSILSLLLFFKLSGKKEMNL; encoded by the coding sequence ATGCTGCGCAAAAGCCTTAATGGTTGGAACCTTATTACCTTATTTATCATGCTATTCTTTGCTTTATTTATCTTATTTCCAGTCATTCTTGTACTGAATAAAAGTGTGTATGATTCAGGGTCAGGTACATTTACACTTGAGCACTTTGCTCATTTCTTTGAACGTAAATTCTATTGGGTTACCTTATGGAACAGTATAAAAGTTACCATTGTGAGTACGCTTCTAGCTGTTTTAATAGGGTTACCGCTTGCGTATATCTTACGACGAGTGAAGATCTTTGGAAGCAAAACCATTCAAATTCTCGTCATCGTTTCCTATATTTCGCCTCCATTTATTGGAGCGTATGCGTGGATCCAATTGCTAGGCCGAGGTGGTATCGTCACTAAATTTCTAAATAACACCTTTGATATGAACTATGATGGAATTTATGGATTTGCAGGCATCGTGCTTGTGCTGACATTGCAGTCATTTCCGTTAATCTTTATTTATATCTCAGGAGCGCTTAAGAATTTAGATAATTCATTGATTGAAGCTGCGGAAAGTCTTGGGTATTCTGGGATTCAGCGTGTCATGAAAATCGTGGTACCGTTAATTACACCAACGATATTGGCTAGTTCACTACTGGTATTTATGCGTGTGATTGCAGATTTTGGGACACCGATGCTTATTGGTGAAGGGTATCGAACGATCCCTGTTTTAATATATACTCAATTTATGAGTGAGGTTGGTGGAGATGCAGGATTTGCCGCTGCCATTGCCGCTATCTTCATTATCGTGACGATTGCTCTGTTTCTTGTGCAGCGAATTATCTCACGCCAGTATGCATACTCGATGTCAGCTCTTAAACCAATGGAAGTGAAAAGAAGCTATGGCATCAAAAATGTGTTGAGTCATGGGGCTGTTTATATCATTGCCCTTTTATCCATATTACCGCAACTAGTAGTAGTCTACACTTCTTTCTTGGAGACAACGGGTGGCCAGGTATACACAGGTAGATTCTCGCTTCAAAACTATGAAACCATTTTATTTAATAGGGATCTTTCCATGATCCTCAATACCTATAAACTAGGGTTATTTGCAATCGCTATCATTGTAGTGCTTGGTATCTTTATTGCCTATCTGACTGTTCGTAAGCGTAACGTTATTACGTCCATGTTAGATACCATTTCGATGCTGCCATTTGTTATTCCAGGCTCTGTTCTTGGGATCGCACTTGTATTTGCCTTTAATGATGCACCTTTTTTCTTAACTGGTACAGCGTTGATTATGGTACTGGCCTTTGTTATTCGCCGGATGCCGTATACGATCCGCTCAAGTACGGCCATAGTTAGTCAGATCAGTCCAAGTATGGAGGAAGCGGCTATTAGCCTGGGTGCATCAGAAAAACGAACGTTCTTTAAAGTTATTGTGCCTATGATGATGCCGGGTGTGTTAGCTGGGGCCATTATGAGTTGGATTACCATTCTTGGTGAGCTTAGTGCATCGATTATCTTGTATTCAAGCAACACGCAAACATTGGCTGTATCAATCTATTCAGAGGTTATTCGTGGAAACTTTGGAAATGCCTCGGCCTACTCAGCGATCTTAACTGTTACATCGATTTTATCGCTGTTATTGTTCTTTAAGCTATCCGGTAAAAAAGAAATGAATTTGTAA